A portion of the Staphylococcus felis genome contains these proteins:
- the nreA gene encoding nitrate respiration regulation accessory nitrate sensor NreA, with protein MKQIDLTQYEYQDELERLRHEYQFDFAGIALPIDDHACTKIKWRYVSGNLNERYQRIILRHGRGVAGNVMKTGKPMIIADATQDEIQNTLFNFPIIISEELTSLIAIPLWHSHRVKGVLLFGQRHHKKLPKIAENISNIKGIGIFTSEDKVML; from the coding sequence GTGAAACAGATTGATTTGACTCAATATGAGTATCAAGACGAATTAGAGAGATTACGTCACGAATATCAATTTGATTTTGCTGGCATCGCCTTACCTATAGATGACCACGCTTGTACTAAAATTAAATGGAGATACGTATCCGGTAATTTAAATGAACGGTATCAACGTATTATTCTAAGACATGGTCGAGGTGTAGCAGGCAATGTCATGAAAACAGGTAAACCCATGATCATTGCCGATGCGACACAAGATGAAATCCAAAACACATTGTTTAATTTTCCAATTATTATCAGTGAAGAATTGACGTCACTTATTGCGATACCGCTTTGGCACAGTCATCGTGTCAAAGGGGTGTTGTTATTTGGACAACGTCATCATAAAAAACTACCCAAAATCGCTGAAAACATCTCTAATATTAAAGGGATCGGAATTTTCACAAGTGAAGATAAGGTGATGTTATAG
- the narJ gene encoding nitrate reductase molybdenum cofactor assembly chaperone has translation MINLETLEYYKDTLGYMSQQLSFPEKLTFHPQTFDEIFNEAHPAYPHVKRYRELMYEKSLSEIKALYTDTFDFNKKTTLYMTFNKFDTQKERGQMLAKLKVLYEMFGLEMPSSELSDYLPLMLEFLYAVRLDGDARAQENMQLLIMIIEDGTYPIMKHLEEKENPYGYLIRGLRETLKHCIVQDNEVIGHV, from the coding sequence GTGATTAACCTCGAAACTTTAGAATACTACAAAGACACATTAGGTTACATGAGCCAACAATTAAGTTTTCCGGAAAAATTAACATTTCACCCTCAAACATTTGATGAGATATTCAACGAGGCGCACCCTGCTTATCCTCACGTGAAACGATATCGCGAGTTAATGTATGAAAAGAGCTTATCAGAAATTAAAGCGCTCTATACTGATACATTTGACTTTAACAAAAAAACGACATTGTATATGACTTTCAATAAGTTTGATACACAAAAAGAGCGAGGACAAATGCTCGCAAAACTTAAGGTATTATACGAAATGTTCGGGTTAGAAATGCCGTCATCAGAGTTATCAGATTATCTACCTTTAATGTTAGAGTTTTTATATGCTGTCCGTTTAGATGGAGATGCACGTGCACAAGAAAATATGCAATTACTTATTATGATTATTGAGGACGGTACTTATCCAATTATGAAACATTTAGAAGAAAAAGAAAATCCGTACGGTTATTTAATTCGTGGACTCCGTGAAACGTTAAAACACTGTATTGTACAAGACAATGAGGTGATCGGGCATGTTTAA
- the narH gene encoding nitrate reductase subunit beta → MKIKAQVAMVLNLDKCIGCHTCSVTCKSTWTNRPGAEYMWFNNVETKPGIGYPKRWEDQDHYKGGWTLNKKGKLELKSGTRINKIALGKIFYNPDMPVIKDYYEPWTYNYEHLTTAKNSKHTPVAKAHSVMTGNRMDIDWGPNWEDDLAGGHITGPQDPNIQKIEEDIKFNFDQTFMMYLPRLCEHCLNPSCVASCPSGAMYKRDEDGIVLVDQDACRGWRYCMTGCPYKKVYFNWKTNKAEKCTFCFPRVEAGIPTVCSETCTGRMRYLGVLLYDADRVQEAASVENEQDLYEKQLDLFLNPFDEDVIEQAEKDGISQDWIEAAQNSPIYKLAIEYKLAFPLHPEYRTMPMVWYCPPLSPIMNYFEGKNSTHNPDAIFPAIEEMRLPVQYLAELFTAGDTKAVKGSLQRMAMMRSYMRAENTGRNFDMSRLDRVGLTERQAKDMYRLLAIAKHEDRFVIPTSHKEQYMDTYAAQGSQGYGGEYFGANCDGCGVPVGAGGKTGQEIYNDNFYGGIFRD, encoded by the coding sequence TTGAAGATTAAAGCGCAAGTAGCAATGGTATTAAATCTAGACAAATGTATTGGGTGTCATACGTGTAGTGTGACCTGTAAAAGTACATGGACAAATCGACCTGGTGCAGAATATATGTGGTTTAACAACGTCGAAACAAAGCCAGGTATTGGCTATCCAAAAAGATGGGAAGATCAAGATCATTATAAAGGGGGATGGACACTTAATAAAAAAGGTAAGCTAGAACTAAAATCTGGCACACGTATTAATAAAATTGCCTTAGGTAAAATATTCTACAATCCTGATATGCCAGTGATTAAAGATTATTATGAGCCTTGGACGTATAATTATGAACACCTTACGACTGCTAAAAATTCAAAGCATACGCCTGTTGCTAAAGCGCATTCAGTCATGACGGGTAATCGTATGGATATTGATTGGGGACCAAACTGGGAAGATGATTTAGCAGGTGGTCATATAACAGGACCACAAGACCCTAATATTCAAAAAATTGAGGAAGACATCAAATTTAATTTTGATCAAACGTTTATGATGTATTTGCCGAGATTATGCGAACATTGTTTAAACCCAAGTTGTGTCGCATCATGCCCTTCTGGAGCAATGTATAAACGAGATGAAGATGGCATTGTACTCGTAGACCAAGATGCATGTCGTGGTTGGCGTTACTGTATGACAGGTTGCCCATACAAGAAGGTTTATTTTAATTGGAAAACAAATAAAGCTGAAAAATGCACATTCTGTTTTCCTCGAGTTGAAGCAGGTATTCCGACAGTATGTTCAGAAACATGTACAGGTCGCATGCGCTATTTAGGCGTATTACTTTATGATGCAGATCGTGTACAAGAAGCAGCCTCAGTAGAGAATGAGCAAGATTTGTATGAAAAGCAATTAGATTTATTTTTAAATCCATTTGATGAAGATGTAATTGAACAAGCTGAAAAAGACGGTATTTCACAAGATTGGATAGAAGCAGCTCAAAATTCGCCGATTTATAAATTAGCAATTGAATATAAATTAGCGTTTCCACTTCATCCTGAATATCGTACAATGCCCATGGTTTGGTACTGTCCGCCGCTCAGTCCAATTATGAATTATTTTGAAGGTAAAAATTCAACTCACAACCCTGATGCCATCTTCCCAGCGATTGAAGAGATGCGTCTACCTGTTCAATATTTAGCTGAACTTTTTACTGCGGGCGATACAAAGGCAGTCAAAGGGTCCTTACAACGTATGGCAATGATGAGAAGTTATATGCGTGCAGAAAATACAGGACGAAATTTTGATATGTCGCGTCTTGACAGAGTCGGGTTAACAGAAAGACAAGCCAAAGATATGTATCGTTTGCTAGCGATTGCGAAACATGAAGACCGATTTGTGATTCCTACTTCTCATAAGGAACAATATATGGACACGTATGCTGCTCAAGGAAGTCAGGGATATGGTGGTGAATATTTTGGAGCGAATTGTGATGGCTGTGGCGTTCCTGTAGGTGCTGGTGGTAAAACGGGACAAGAAATATACAACGATAATTTCTATGGAGGGATTTTCCGTGATTAA
- the narI gene encoding respiratory nitrate reductase subunit gamma — translation MFNQFLWVIFPYLCLATFIIGHIARYRFDQFSWTAKSSEFIEKKQLKWGSLLFHLGIIPVFFGHVVGLLIPAHWLESVGVSNHIYHIGAVYIGSIFGIITLVGMFLLTARRVTKQNVRRLSSASDIFVNILLLVIVCVGCYATLVTNATTPDFDYRQTISIWFRGLFMFSPDAHLMTQVPLAFQLHVLLGFTIMACWPFTRLVHVWSVPVSYASRSYIIYRKHKA, via the coding sequence ATGTTTAATCAATTTTTATGGGTGATATTTCCATATCTTTGTCTTGCAACCTTTATCATTGGTCATATTGCACGATATCGATTCGATCAATTTTCTTGGACTGCTAAATCGAGTGAATTTATAGAAAAGAAACAACTTAAATGGGGGAGCTTATTATTTCATTTAGGGATTATACCTGTATTTTTCGGTCATGTTGTAGGATTGCTTATTCCGGCACATTGGTTAGAATCTGTAGGAGTGAGTAACCATATCTACCATATTGGTGCTGTGTATATTGGTAGTATTTTTGGTATAATAACACTAGTTGGAATGTTTTTGTTAACGGCTAGACGTGTTACAAAGCAAAATGTACGTCGCTTGAGTTCGGCATCAGATATTTTCGTTAATATTTTATTATTAGTGATAGTATGTGTAGGGTGTTATGCAACTTTAGTGACAAATGCGACAACGCCTGACTTTGATTATCGTCAAACCATTTCAATTTGGTTTAGAGGATTGTTTATGTTTAGTCCAGATGCGCACTTAATGACACAAGTCCCGTTGGCATTTCAATTACATGTATTATTAGGATTTACAATTATGGCTTGTTGGCCTTTTACACGCCTCGTGCATGTATGGAGTGTACCGGTCTCTTATGCAAGCCGCAGTTACATTATTTATCGTAAACATAAAGCTTAA
- the nreC gene encoding nitrate respiration regulation response regulator NreC (Involved in the regulation of the the nitrate reductase operon narGHJI), with amino-acid sequence MKIVIADDHAVVRTGFSMILNFQEDMEVVGTAADGGEAYQKVMEHEPDVLIMDLSMPPGESGLIATSKILDSFPDTKILILTMYDDEEYLFHVLRSGASGYILKNAPDEQLLLAIRTVYQGETYIDPKMTTSLVKEFVQSSKNDDYSNDPFKILSKRELEILPLIAKGYGNKDIAEKLFVSVKTVEAHKTRIMDKLDLKSKPELVEFALKKKLLDF; translated from the coding sequence ATGAAAATCGTAATTGCAGATGATCATGCAGTAGTACGGACTGGATTTTCAATGATCTTAAACTTCCAAGAGGATATGGAAGTGGTAGGTACTGCTGCAGATGGGGGAGAAGCTTACCAAAAAGTAATGGAACACGAGCCGGATGTACTCATTATGGATTTAAGTATGCCACCTGGTGAATCAGGGCTCATTGCTACTAGTAAAATTCTTGATAGTTTTCCTGATACTAAAATCTTAATCTTAACAATGTACGATGATGAAGAATATTTATTTCACGTTTTAAGAAGTGGTGCAAGTGGATATATTTTAAAAAATGCACCTGATGAACAATTGTTATTAGCAATACGTACGGTCTATCAAGGGGAAACATATATTGATCCTAAAATGACTACATCATTGGTCAAAGAATTTGTACAGTCATCTAAAAATGATGATTATTCGAATGATCCATTTAAAATTTTATCTAAGCGAGAACTGGAAATATTACCACTTATTGCTAAAGGATATGGCAATAAAGATATCGCGGAAAAGCTATTTGTGTCAGTTAAGACAGTCGAAGCGCACAAGACGCGAATTATGGACAAATTAGACTTAAAATCTAAACCTGAATTAGTCGAGTTTGCATTAAAGAAAAAATTACTTGATTTTTGA
- a CDS encoding M20/M25/M40 family metallo-hydrolase, producing MLTKWQSKLSRETLLKQLVAHSSVTHSSGERQFPYMIQDELMTLNYYKQHPELIHLVPTKDQRHAVVALYRAPHSKQTVTLISHYDTVGIEDYGTLQGHAFDMDEITHSFHQNQTYLDQDSIKDLKSGDYAFGRGSMDMKPGLMLHMSLLEKATIENWDVNLVLITVPDEEVNSQGMLAAVNYLDKLRLQYDLDIKLHLNSEPTFQQASHDHNHYYYTGSIGKIMPSVLVYGRETHVGTPAIGLSSNFILSYIQQEIEYSFDFKETFEDETTPMPVSLLMRDIKLQYDVQTPFRSIALFNLFLFERHADAVFEQFNQAVKSAVQKGMTVYEERIRQEGIALDFDMKVMSYHELYEHAIQHHQFSTVQQIIDDVVAVESEPYRQSIEIVDQLINLCRELGPTTITFFAPPYYPATNASYHPLIESIGETISNTLLTKFKRTSQRIHYFNGISDLSYVSPSPSGSMFKAYEMNTPVFDQTYTIPFEAIERIQAPLINCGPIGKDAHKVSERIHKNSAFEELPVVLETIIKRHFIKDN from the coding sequence ATGCTTACTAAGTGGCAATCTAAATTGTCTCGCGAAACATTACTGAAGCAATTAGTTGCACATTCAAGTGTGACCCATTCTTCAGGCGAGAGACAATTTCCATATATGATTCAAGATGAACTTATGACATTAAATTATTATAAACAACATCCTGAATTGATCCATCTTGTCCCAACGAAAGATCAACGTCATGCTGTTGTTGCACTATATAGAGCGCCTCATTCAAAACAGACTGTAACATTAATCAGTCACTACGATACTGTAGGCATTGAAGACTACGGGACACTTCAAGGTCACGCTTTTGATATGGACGAAATCACACACTCTTTTCACCAAAATCAAACATACTTAGATCAAGACAGTATTAAAGATTTAAAATCAGGAGACTATGCATTTGGTCGTGGCTCTATGGATATGAAACCTGGGTTAATGCTTCACATGTCACTTCTCGAAAAAGCTACCATTGAAAATTGGGATGTGAATCTCGTCTTAATAACCGTCCCCGATGAAGAAGTCAACTCTCAAGGGATGCTTGCTGCAGTGAACTATTTAGACAAACTACGCCTGCAGTATGATTTAGACATTAAACTCCACTTAAATAGTGAACCGACATTTCAACAAGCAAGTCATGACCACAATCACTACTATTATACAGGGTCTATTGGCAAAATTATGCCGAGTGTATTAGTCTATGGCCGTGAGACGCATGTAGGCACACCCGCAATTGGTTTAAGTTCAAACTTCATTCTAAGTTATATTCAACAAGAAATTGAATATAGTTTTGACTTTAAAGAAACATTTGAAGATGAAACGACACCGATGCCAGTCAGCTTACTTATGCGCGATATTAAATTACAATACGATGTCCAAACACCATTTAGATCGATTGCCTTATTTAATTTATTTTTATTTGAGAGACATGCTGATGCTGTCTTTGAACAATTCAATCAGGCTGTAAAATCCGCTGTCCAGAAGGGAATGACTGTATACGAAGAACGCATTCGTCAAGAGGGTATTGCGTTAGATTTTGATATGAAGGTTATGTCGTATCACGAACTGTATGAGCATGCCATCCAACATCACCAGTTCTCAACTGTCCAACAAATTATTGACGATGTTGTTGCAGTTGAATCAGAACCTTATCGCCAATCTATCGAAATTGTTGATCAATTGATAAATTTATGTAGAGAATTAGGTCCAACGACCATTACTTTTTTTGCACCACCTTATTATCCAGCAACAAACGCATCATATCATCCACTTATTGAATCAATTGGTGAAACAATATCAAATACATTGCTGACAAAATTCAAGCGAACATCACAGCGCATTCATTATTTTAATGGCATTAGTGATTTGAGCTATGTATCACCCTCACCAAGTGGCTCTATGTTCAAAGCTTACGAAATGAATACACCCGTTTTCGACCAAACTTATACGATTCCGTTTGAGGCTATTGAACGTATACAAGCACCATTAATCAATTGTGGTCCAATCGGAAAAGATGCCCATAAAGTCAGCGAACGGATTCATAAAAATAGCGCTTTTGAAGAATTACCTGTCGTACTCGAGACTATTATCAAACGCCACTTTATCAAAGACAATTAA
- a CDS encoding sensor histidine kinase, whose product MVKPQSEELSQFLNAYYQNTSEMIIFIDQEGKVIYMNHAAKRVISPNNIFTEAPHTICGRCEGHTNEYGLQTCFNCFLESEDLGGSTFQVFMKTTDDTIEPFTASYQTIDEKKQIKAFTLQNVTPQLQRQEKFYQRNMMQKTIAAQENERKRISRELHDGVVQELINVNVELRLLKYQQDIDTLIEHSKNIEGLMAKLIDDIRNLSLELRPSSLDDLGLNAAFKSYFKQLENNYGLIVNYHYDMEEERFDNEIETVVYRVVQEAVFNAMKYAAVDTVDVNVRKDDIHLYVEVSDQGQGFDPKDSPKGSGLGLYGMNERAELVNGHLNIETQKGKGTIVTLEVPINQK is encoded by the coding sequence ATAGTGAAACCACAATCTGAAGAACTCTCTCAATTTTTAAATGCTTATTATCAAAATACGTCCGAAATGATTATTTTTATTGACCAAGAAGGCAAAGTGATTTATATGAACCATGCGGCAAAGCGTGTCATATCCCCTAATAATATTTTTACAGAAGCGCCGCATACGATTTGTGGTAGGTGTGAAGGCCATACGAATGAGTATGGACTCCAGACTTGTTTCAATTGCTTTTTGGAATCAGAGGATTTAGGAGGATCAACGTTTCAAGTATTTATGAAAACAACAGATGACACGATTGAGCCTTTTACAGCATCTTATCAAACGATAGATGAAAAAAAGCAAATTAAAGCTTTTACATTACAAAACGTCACACCTCAGTTACAACGACAGGAAAAATTCTATCAACGCAACATGATGCAAAAAACGATTGCCGCTCAAGAAAATGAAAGAAAACGTATTTCTAGAGAGTTGCATGATGGTGTGGTGCAAGAGTTGATTAATGTCAATGTAGAGTTACGTTTGTTAAAGTACCAACAAGATATTGATACTTTAATCGAACATTCCAAAAATATAGAAGGTTTGATGGCCAAATTGATTGATGATATTAGAAATCTCTCACTTGAATTGAGGCCGTCTTCACTTGATGATTTGGGACTCAATGCTGCGTTTAAGTCTTATTTTAAACAGCTTGAAAATAACTATGGATTGATTGTCAATTATCACTATGACATGGAAGAGGAACGCTTTGATAATGAAATTGAAACCGTCGTCTATCGCGTCGTTCAAGAAGCGGTATTTAATGCGATGAAATATGCAGCTGTAGATACAGTCGATGTGAATGTACGTAAAGATGATATTCATTTATATGTGGAAGTGTCTGACCAAGGCCAAGGCTTTGATCCAAAAGATTCACCCAAAGGCTCTGGTTTAGGATTGTATGGTATGAATGAGCGTGCTGAATTGGTGAACGGGCACCTAAATATCGAAACACAAAAAGGGAAAGGTACGATTGTCACGTTAGAAGTACCGATTAACCAAAAGTGA
- a CDS encoding nitrate/nitrite transporter encodes MNKSSGGLQLALQTLSLVAGFMAWSIIAPLIPFISQDVTISSGQLSIILAIPVILGSVLRVPFGFLTNIVGAKWVFFGSFIVLLIPIFLLSQATSPGSLMFAGFFLGVGGAIFSVGVTSIPKYFSKDKVGLANGIYGMGNLGTAVSAFLAPSIAGMIGWQNTVRSYLIVMVVFAVVMFILGDKDEPKVTVPLIEQSKKLFADYKLYYLSFWYFITFGSFVAFGLFLPNFLVEHFGVDKVDAGIRTGVFIALATFLRPLGGILGDKFNAVTMLKIFFTLMIAGSLILGLSSHMVLFTIGCLTVSVCAGIGNGLVFKLVPFYFTKEAGVANGIVSMMGGLGGFFPPIVISIVTSMTGTSHFAFILLCLLGLIALWTMFNLGKRENKMNIEV; translated from the coding sequence ATGAATAAGTCTAGTGGTGGTTTACAATTAGCACTTCAAACATTAAGTTTGGTAGCTGGATTTATGGCGTGGAGTATTATAGCGCCATTAATACCATTTATTTCGCAAGATGTTACAATTTCAAGTGGTCAATTGTCTATTATTTTAGCCATTCCTGTAATCCTTGGATCGGTGTTGCGTGTCCCATTTGGATTTCTAACGAATATCGTTGGTGCGAAGTGGGTATTTTTTGGAAGTTTTATTGTTTTATTAATACCAATCTTTTTATTAAGTCAGGCGACATCACCAGGGTCATTAATGTTCGCAGGATTTTTCTTAGGTGTTGGGGGCGCGATTTTTTCAGTTGGTGTAACTTCAATACCGAAATATTTCTCAAAAGATAAAGTAGGACTTGCGAATGGTATTTATGGTATGGGGAACTTAGGAACGGCTGTCTCTGCCTTTTTAGCACCTTCTATTGCAGGCATGATTGGATGGCAAAATACAGTACGTAGTTATCTTATTGTAATGGTCGTTTTTGCTGTTGTCATGTTTATTTTAGGTGATAAAGATGAACCTAAAGTTACAGTGCCTCTTATTGAACAATCAAAAAAATTATTTGCTGATTATAAGCTTTATTATTTAAGCTTCTGGTATTTTATTACCTTTGGATCATTTGTGGCATTTGGCTTGTTTTTACCTAACTTTTTAGTGGAACATTTTGGTGTTGACAAAGTTGATGCAGGTATAAGAACAGGTGTGTTTATCGCATTAGCGACATTTCTACGACCATTAGGTGGCATATTAGGGGATAAATTTAATGCAGTCACAATGTTAAAAATATTTTTTACGCTAATGATTGCAGGTTCTTTAATTTTAGGGCTTTCTAGTCATATGGTGTTGTTTACAATAGGGTGTTTAACTGTTAGTGTTTGTGCGGGTATTGGTAACGGACTTGTCTTTAAGTTAGTGCCGTTTTATTTTACAAAGGAAGCAGGTGTAGCAAATGGTATTGTATCGATGATGGGAGGCTTGGGAGGATTTTTTCCACCTATCGTCATATCAATCGTGACATCAATGACAGGTACAAGCCATTTCGCATTTATCTTATTGTGCCTTTTGGGGCTCATTGCACTATGGACAATGTTTAATTTAGGAAAACGTGAAAACAAAATGAATATAGAAGTTTAA